In one window of Paenarthrobacter nicotinovorans DNA:
- a CDS encoding DUF6314 family protein: MKHQQRIQDLRAYLAGSWRVERNLLDRASGTRGTFTGVVHYRPNPDGGLDYREDGTMHWPTHTGPAFREYVLTPGAAPDTMDVSFPDGRPFHVMGFSEKGHQDKHWCDPDDYHVNYRYEGPDSFSFTWDVTGPAKDLLLESHLVRIDARRHE; this comes from the coding sequence TTGAAGCACCAGCAGCGCATCCAGGACTTGCGGGCCTACCTGGCCGGCAGCTGGAGGGTGGAGCGAAACCTCCTGGACCGCGCCTCCGGCACCCGCGGAACCTTCACCGGCGTCGTGCACTACAGACCGAACCCCGACGGCGGCCTGGACTACCGCGAAGACGGCACCATGCACTGGCCCACCCACACCGGCCCCGCCTTCCGTGAATACGTCCTGACACCCGGCGCCGCACCGGACACCATGGACGTGTCCTTCCCCGACGGCAGGCCTTTCCACGTCATGGGATTCTCCGAAAAGGGCCACCAGGACAAGCACTGGTGCGATCCCGACGACTATCACGTCAACTACCGCTACGAGGGGCCGGATTCGTTCAGCTTCACCTGGGACGTCACAGGGCCCGCCAAGGACTTGCTGCTGGAATCGCATCTGGTCCGCATCGACGCCAGGAGGCATGAATGA
- a CDS encoding DUF998 domain-containing protein: MNGRATASAPAGWFLPDVRSIRANIGGWAQLSVVQYFVAEAAVIEAWAGPEPYSRATGFISDLGAVSCGLYEDRSVCSPLHWLMNASFVVQGLALVLGAILLTAGLLCVAARPEVQARRFRATQEGETPIRVLAVPWIMAVAIRILTGVAGVGTVIVGLVPEDLGSPWHFAGALMFFIGGGFALLLLAVLWFRQTPVSWFLGICGILCLGALVIGGITAMDVPRPGTLERFMGYPVTIGLATAGLVIAQRVRTERKSAQGRLRKYSRKSTSEVPPA; encoded by the coding sequence ATGAACGGGCGTGCAACGGCGTCGGCACCGGCGGGATGGTTCCTTCCGGATGTCCGCAGCATCAGGGCAAATATTGGGGGATGGGCGCAACTGAGCGTCGTCCAGTACTTCGTGGCCGAGGCGGCTGTGATCGAGGCTTGGGCCGGTCCGGAGCCCTACAGCAGGGCCACGGGCTTCATCAGCGACCTGGGCGCTGTTTCCTGCGGACTGTATGAGGACCGGTCAGTCTGTTCGCCCTTGCATTGGCTGATGAATGCCTCTTTCGTGGTCCAGGGGCTGGCGTTGGTCCTCGGGGCAATCCTCCTGACGGCCGGGCTCCTGTGCGTCGCGGCGAGGCCGGAAGTCCAGGCAAGGCGTTTCCGGGCGACGCAGGAGGGTGAAACGCCCATCCGCGTGCTGGCCGTGCCCTGGATCATGGCGGTCGCCATCCGGATCCTGACGGGCGTTGCGGGGGTGGGCACGGTGATTGTGGGACTGGTACCCGAAGACCTGGGCTCGCCGTGGCATTTTGCAGGGGCTCTCATGTTCTTCATTGGGGGAGGGTTCGCCTTGCTCCTGCTGGCCGTATTGTGGTTCAGGCAAACCCCCGTCAGTTGGTTCCTCGGAATCTGCGGGATTCTCTGCCTTGGGGCGCTGGTCATTGGCGGCATCACCGCGATGGATGTACCCCGGCCCGGAACTCTGGAACGCTTCATGGGGTATCCGGTCACTATCGGTCTGGCCACTGCAGGCCTTGTTATTGCCCAGCGGGTACGAACGGAACGAAAAAGCGCTCAGGGCCGATTGAGGAAGTACTCGCGGAAGTCCACGAGTGAAGTCCCTCCCGCGTAG
- a CDS encoding PGAP1-like alpha/beta domain-containing protein: MSLYGMDVEGGRRLSKEFARSSQRLLDLSGNLTPLITGVDWHGDDGKRFTQEWMAYRSQLIAAGHALAAASSAVQRNVDEQMAASTTAAGSGNPSVLDRLLDAAAGEAGDLWDASGKVTSLLAGTASTMWNLAQDLAPLPVGNLMDAEENRASRLGDFVNMGWGWLTSGEPPSITQLVSNGVLFVAATLNTAATVTSFGFHNPHLMDDGRPVAGEPNPLSVGKPGTADVNGRPVTPVPSTISSVLAATDAAYADAGIAGTEDTGIRITTVDKPGSPPAYIISIPGTTRWMPDGAANPTDLTGNLELAGGNLSTAAQAVRIAMEKAGIPQDAPVMLSGHSQGGMIATALASDSSFTDRFNVTNVVTYGSPVDSAPIPASIDVLALQHAGDPVPQVDLADATLLPGGSITTSRDNNALVVTLPNPDIDPGFAGISYHDSYRYVDSVAQQEAGGPIAQYSQKESTQQFLTSDAGQVSSTVSNISRKQ; encoded by the coding sequence ATGAGCCTTTACGGAATGGATGTGGAGGGCGGGCGACGCCTCAGCAAAGAGTTTGCCCGCAGCAGCCAACGCCTGCTGGACCTGAGCGGCAACCTCACTCCCTTGATCACCGGTGTGGACTGGCACGGCGATGACGGGAAGCGCTTCACGCAGGAGTGGATGGCCTACCGCAGCCAGCTCATCGCGGCAGGGCATGCGCTCGCCGCCGCCTCCAGTGCCGTGCAACGCAACGTCGACGAGCAAATGGCCGCCAGTACCACCGCGGCCGGCTCCGGGAATCCGTCCGTCCTTGACCGGCTCCTGGACGCCGCCGCCGGGGAGGCTGGGGACCTGTGGGATGCCAGCGGAAAAGTCACCAGCCTGTTGGCAGGCACTGCGTCCACCATGTGGAACCTTGCCCAGGACCTGGCTCCCCTCCCTGTGGGGAACCTCATGGATGCCGAGGAAAACCGTGCCTCGCGGCTGGGCGACTTCGTGAACATGGGCTGGGGGTGGCTGACCTCGGGCGAGCCACCGTCGATCACCCAGCTGGTGTCCAACGGAGTGCTGTTCGTAGCGGCGACACTGAACACAGCCGCGACGGTGACGAGTTTCGGCTTCCACAATCCGCATTTGATGGATGACGGCAGGCCGGTGGCCGGCGAGCCCAACCCCCTGAGCGTTGGCAAACCCGGAACCGCCGACGTGAACGGCAGGCCGGTCACGCCCGTGCCGTCAACCATCAGCTCCGTCCTGGCCGCCACCGACGCAGCCTACGCCGACGCAGGAATCGCGGGCACGGAAGATACCGGGATCCGGATCACCACAGTCGACAAGCCGGGCAGTCCCCCTGCCTACATCATCAGCATTCCAGGAACCACCCGGTGGATGCCGGACGGCGCGGCCAACCCCACCGATCTCACCGGGAACCTTGAACTTGCCGGTGGGAACCTGTCCACTGCCGCCCAAGCGGTCCGCATCGCCATGGAGAAAGCCGGCATTCCCCAGGACGCACCGGTGATGCTGTCAGGTCATTCGCAGGGCGGCATGATCGCCACGGCCTTGGCATCCGACAGCAGCTTCACCGACAGGTTCAACGTCACCAACGTTGTCACGTACGGATCGCCGGTGGATTCGGCCCCCATCCCGGCATCCATCGACGTCCTGGCCCTTCAGCACGCCGGTGACCCCGTCCCGCAGGTGGACCTGGCGGATGCCACTTTGCTTCCCGGCGGCAGCATCACCACGAGCCGGGACAACAACGCCCTGGTGGTGACGCTGCCCAATCCGGACATCGACCCGGGATTCGCCGGAATCAGCTACCACGACTCCTACCGTTACGTTGACTCGGTAGCGCAGCAGGAAGCCGGGGGTCCCATCGCCCAGTACAGTCAAAAGGAATCCACCCAGCAGTTCCTCACAAGCGATGCCGGCCAGGTGTCCTCAACCGTGTCCAACATCTCCCGAAAGCAGTGA
- a CDS encoding NUDIX hydrolase, producing MTTTDLIVVSAVCVYNNEGQLLTVRKRGTDKFMHPGGKPEPGETAAQAAARELSEEVGIEVSPEQLEPLGVWLAVAANEAATNIEATVFTAPGTWDAHPSAEIAEIRWLDLSAPLPADLAPLLTDHVLPALK from the coding sequence ATGACAACAACGGACCTGATCGTGGTCAGCGCCGTGTGCGTCTACAACAACGAAGGGCAGCTGTTGACCGTCCGCAAGCGCGGCACGGACAAATTCATGCACCCCGGCGGCAAACCCGAACCGGGTGAAACCGCCGCCCAGGCCGCTGCCCGGGAACTGTCCGAGGAAGTCGGCATCGAGGTATCACCGGAGCAGCTGGAACCCCTGGGTGTCTGGCTCGCCGTAGCCGCCAACGAAGCCGCCACGAACATCGAAGCCACCGTCTTCACGGCGCCCGGAACCTGGGACGCGCACCCCTCCGCCGAGATCGCGGAAATCCGCTGGCTGGACCTCTCAGCACCCCTGCCCGCGGACCTGGCGCCGCTGCTCACGGACCACGTCCTTCCGGCCCTCAAGTAG
- a CDS encoding ABC transporter ATP-binding protein, with amino-acid sequence MSMDRVAWSSLYNITTAKSGSKPFSKETLKRVLAFAAPHKGKLIAFVIASIAGAFLAVATPVLAGQVVDAIIANAGVGTVIWLAVLIAIVAVGEAGVGLLTRWLSSIIGEGVIVDLRTRVFDHVQRMPIAFFTRTRTGALVSRLNNDVIGAQSAFAGTLSGVVSNVVALALTLAVMLNTSWLVTVLAMVLLPIFLIPARRMGSKLADLRREAAAHNAAMGTQMTERFSAPGATLVKLFGRPDEESREFADRAGRVRDIGIRTAMLQFTFVTALTLVSALALALVYGLGGWLALSGQLAPGDVVVLALLLTRLYAPLTALSNARVEIMSALVSFERVFEILDLKPLITEKPHAIEVAPGPVAVEFDDVRFSYPSADKVSLASLEEVSTLDTRGGEEVLHGVSFRVEPGQTVALVGSSGAGKSTIAQLLSRLYDVDSGAVRLGGNGPRTGADVRDISFDSLRDTLGMVTQDGHLFHETIASNLRLARPDATEDDMWDVLRRARLEPMIRSLPDGLETVVGERGYRLSGGERQRLTIARLLIKQPRVVILDEATAALDSTNEAAVQAALGEALEGRTAVVIAHRLSTIRAADAILVVEDGRIVERGTHTELLAADGRYAELYQTQFAEATAVAQEAVPEL; translated from the coding sequence ATGAGCATGGACCGCGTGGCCTGGAGCTCGCTGTACAACATCACCACTGCCAAGAGCGGCTCCAAGCCGTTCTCCAAGGAAACCCTCAAACGGGTCCTCGCCTTCGCTGCCCCTCACAAGGGGAAGCTGATTGCGTTCGTCATAGCTTCCATCGCGGGCGCCTTCCTGGCAGTGGCCACCCCGGTGCTTGCCGGACAAGTGGTGGATGCGATCATCGCGAACGCAGGCGTAGGAACGGTCATCTGGCTGGCCGTCCTCATTGCGATCGTTGCGGTGGGTGAGGCCGGAGTGGGCCTGCTGACGCGCTGGTTGTCGTCGATCATTGGTGAAGGCGTCATCGTGGACCTGCGCACGCGGGTGTTCGACCACGTGCAGCGCATGCCCATCGCGTTCTTCACCCGGACACGGACCGGCGCTTTGGTGAGCCGGTTGAACAATGACGTCATCGGGGCACAGTCCGCCTTCGCCGGCACGTTGTCCGGTGTGGTCAGCAACGTAGTGGCCCTGGCGTTGACCCTCGCCGTGATGCTCAATACTTCCTGGCTGGTGACGGTGCTCGCCATGGTGCTGCTGCCGATCTTCCTCATCCCCGCGCGGCGCATGGGCTCCAAACTGGCAGATCTTCGCCGTGAGGCTGCAGCCCACAACGCCGCCATGGGCACGCAGATGACGGAGCGTTTCTCGGCGCCCGGTGCCACGCTGGTGAAACTGTTCGGCCGCCCGGACGAGGAATCGCGTGAATTTGCCGACCGGGCTGGACGGGTGCGGGATATCGGCATCCGCACCGCCATGCTGCAGTTCACCTTCGTCACCGCCCTGACCCTGGTCTCGGCGTTGGCACTGGCCCTCGTGTACGGCCTGGGCGGTTGGTTGGCCCTCAGCGGCCAGCTGGCACCGGGCGATGTGGTGGTCCTGGCGCTCCTGCTCACCAGGCTTTACGCGCCGCTGACCGCGCTGTCCAACGCGCGGGTGGAAATCATGAGCGCACTGGTCAGCTTTGAACGGGTCTTCGAAATCCTGGACCTGAAGCCGCTCATCACCGAAAAGCCGCATGCCATTGAGGTCGCTCCGGGCCCTGTCGCGGTGGAATTTGATGACGTCCGCTTCTCCTACCCCTCAGCAGACAAAGTTTCCCTGGCCTCCCTGGAGGAGGTATCCACGCTGGACACCCGCGGCGGAGAGGAAGTGCTGCACGGGGTGAGCTTCCGGGTGGAACCGGGCCAGACAGTGGCCCTGGTGGGTTCCTCGGGTGCCGGCAAGTCCACCATCGCCCAGCTGCTGTCCCGCTTGTACGACGTCGACTCCGGAGCAGTGCGCCTGGGCGGGAACGGGCCCCGGACGGGTGCCGATGTGCGGGACATCAGTTTCGATTCCCTGCGCGACACGCTGGGCATGGTGACCCAGGACGGCCACCTGTTCCACGAAACCATCGCCTCCAACCTGCGCCTGGCACGGCCGGATGCTACCGAGGACGACATGTGGGATGTGCTCAGGCGCGCCCGCCTGGAACCGATGATCCGTTCCCTGCCCGATGGCCTGGAGACAGTGGTGGGAGAGCGTGGCTACCGGCTCTCCGGCGGCGAGCGCCAACGCCTTACCATCGCACGTTTGCTCATCAAGCAGCCGCGCGTGGTGATTCTGGATGAGGCGACGGCGGCGCTGGACTCCACCAACGAAGCCGCCGTGCAGGCGGCCCTGGGTGAGGCGCTCGAGGGACGTACCGCCGTCGTGATTGCGCACCGCTTGTCCACCATCCGCGCCGCTGACGCGATCCTGGTGGTTGAGGACGGCAGGATCGTGGAGCGTGGCACGCATACCGAGCTGCTGGCGGCGGACGGGCGCTACGCCGAGCTGTACCAGACCCAGTTCGCGGAGGCCACGGCAGTGGCGCAGGAAGCTGTCCCGGAGCTCTAG
- a CDS encoding ABC-F family ATP-binding cassette domain-containing protein — MTATLVAKELAGGHGHRTLFSKLSLTVAPGDVVGVVGANGAGKSTLLRILAGVDQPQEGSLSLAPSDAFVGWLPQEHERTEGETIAGYIARRTGCAQATTEMESTAEALGSGAAGADDAYSLAFDRWMASGAADLEDRIPAVLADLGLEVGTEALMTGLSGGQAARVALAALLLSRFDVVLLDEPTNDLDLDGLARLEAFVQGLRGGVVLVSHDREFLARCVTTVVELDLAQSSVAVYDGGYEAFLEERAVAKRHARERYEEFANTKADLVSRARTQREWSSQGVRNAMKKNPDNDKIRRAASVESSEKQAQKVRQMESRIARLTEVEEPRKEWQLQFSIGQAPRSSAVVATLRDVVARQGDFTLGPVNLQLNGGERIGITGPNGAGKSTLLRLLLGTQQPDDGVASMGASVAIGEIDQARGLLDGGQPLGDAVEAVLVDWNSADVRTLLAKFGLKADHTSRTVDSLSPGERTRAALALLQARGVNLLVLDEPTNHLDLPAIEQLEEALESYDGALLLVTHDRRLLENVRLDSRWHLDNGQVRELHHTPSQEK, encoded by the coding sequence ATGACTGCAACCTTGGTGGCCAAGGAACTGGCCGGTGGGCATGGCCACCGCACACTCTTTTCCAAGCTGTCCCTCACGGTGGCGCCCGGCGACGTGGTGGGCGTAGTGGGAGCCAACGGCGCCGGAAAATCAACGCTGCTCCGTATCCTGGCGGGCGTCGACCAGCCGCAGGAAGGCAGCCTCAGCCTTGCACCCTCGGATGCGTTCGTGGGTTGGCTGCCGCAGGAACACGAGCGCACCGAAGGCGAAACCATCGCCGGCTACATCGCCCGACGCACCGGTTGCGCGCAAGCCACCACCGAGATGGAATCCACTGCCGAAGCCCTCGGCTCAGGTGCCGCAGGAGCCGACGACGCCTACTCCCTTGCCTTCGACCGCTGGATGGCCTCCGGCGCGGCAGACCTGGAAGACCGCATTCCGGCCGTTCTGGCCGATCTCGGGCTGGAGGTTGGCACCGAGGCACTGATGACCGGCCTTTCCGGTGGCCAGGCCGCCCGCGTGGCTCTGGCGGCGCTGCTGCTGAGCCGCTTCGATGTAGTGCTCCTGGACGAACCCACCAATGACCTGGACCTCGACGGGCTGGCACGCCTTGAAGCCTTCGTCCAGGGCCTGCGCGGCGGAGTGGTGCTGGTTTCCCACGACCGCGAATTCCTGGCCCGCTGCGTCACCACAGTGGTGGAGTTGGACCTGGCCCAGAGCTCGGTAGCTGTCTACGACGGCGGCTACGAAGCCTTCCTCGAAGAGCGCGCGGTGGCCAAACGCCACGCCCGGGAGCGCTACGAGGAGTTCGCCAATACCAAAGCGGACCTTGTTTCCCGCGCGCGCACCCAGCGGGAGTGGAGCTCCCAAGGTGTCCGCAACGCCATGAAGAAGAACCCGGACAACGACAAGATCCGCCGGGCCGCCAGCGTCGAATCGTCGGAGAAGCAGGCGCAGAAGGTCCGCCAGATGGAGTCCCGCATTGCCCGGCTCACTGAGGTGGAGGAGCCCCGCAAGGAGTGGCAGCTGCAGTTCAGCATCGGCCAGGCACCCCGCTCAAGTGCCGTCGTCGCGACCTTGCGTGACGTCGTCGCGCGCCAGGGCGACTTCACGCTGGGACCGGTGAACCTCCAACTCAACGGTGGGGAGCGGATCGGCATCACGGGTCCGAACGGCGCCGGCAAGTCCACCTTGTTGCGCCTGCTGCTGGGGACGCAACAACCCGACGACGGCGTTGCCTCCATGGGCGCGTCCGTCGCCATCGGCGAAATCGACCAGGCACGCGGATTGCTCGACGGCGGGCAGCCGCTCGGCGACGCGGTGGAAGCCGTGCTCGTGGACTGGAACAGCGCAGACGTCCGCACCCTCCTGGCCAAATTCGGGCTCAAAGCGGACCACACCTCACGCACTGTGGACTCGTTGTCCCCGGGGGAGCGGACCCGGGCTGCGCTCGCATTGCTGCAGGCCCGCGGCGTGAACCTGCTGGTGCTGGACGAGCCCACCAACCATCTGGACCTTCCGGCGATCGAACAGCTTGAAGAAGCGCTGGAGAGCTACGACGGTGCGCTCCTGCTGGTCACCCACGACCGCCGGCTGCTGGAAAACGTCCGTCTCGATTCGCGGTGGCACCTGGACAACGGACAAGTCCGGGAACTCCACCACACCCCAAGCCAGGAGAAGTAA